A single Klebsiella variicola DNA region contains:
- the tpiA gene encoding triose-phosphate isomerase — MRHPLVMGNWKLNGSRHMVNELVANLRTELAGVSGCAVAIAPPEMYLDLAKRAAEGSHIHLGAQNVDVNLSGAFTGETSAEMLKDIGAQYIIIGHSERRTYHKESDELIAKKFAVLKEQGLTPVLCIGETEAENEAGKTEEVCARQIDAVLKTQGAAAFEGVVIAYEPVWAIGTGKSATPAQAQAVHKFIRDHIAKADAKIAEQVIIQYGGSVNAGNAAELFTQPDIDGALVGGASLKADAFAVIVKAAEAAKKA, encoded by the coding sequence ATGCGACATCCTTTAGTGATGGGTAACTGGAAACTGAACGGCAGCCGCCACATGGTAAACGAACTGGTTGCGAACCTGCGTACCGAACTGGCTGGCGTAAGCGGCTGTGCAGTTGCCATCGCCCCGCCGGAAATGTATCTGGACCTGGCTAAACGTGCGGCAGAAGGCAGCCACATTCACCTGGGCGCGCAGAACGTTGACGTGAACCTGTCCGGCGCATTCACCGGTGAAACCTCCGCCGAAATGCTGAAAGATATCGGCGCACAGTACATCATCATCGGCCACTCCGAGCGTCGTACCTACCACAAAGAATCCGACGAGCTGATCGCGAAGAAATTCGCTGTGCTGAAAGAGCAGGGTCTGACCCCGGTACTGTGCATCGGTGAAACCGAAGCAGAAAACGAAGCGGGCAAAACCGAAGAAGTTTGCGCACGTCAGATCGACGCCGTGCTGAAAACGCAGGGCGCTGCCGCTTTCGAAGGCGTGGTTATCGCTTACGAACCGGTATGGGCTATCGGTACCGGCAAATCCGCGACCCCGGCTCAGGCTCAGGCGGTGCACAAATTCATCCGTGACCACATTGCTAAAGCTGACGCGAAAATCGCTGAGCAAGTGATCATCCAGTACGGTGGTTCCGTTAACGCTGGCAACGCAGCAGAGCTGTTCACCCAGCCGGACATCGACGGCGCGCTGGTTGGCGGCGCCTCCCTGAAAGCTGACGCTTTCGCGGTGATCGTTAAAGCAGCAGAAGCAGCGAAAAAAGCGTAA
- a CDS encoding MIP/aquaporin family protein — MSQTSTLKGQCIAEFLGTGLLIFFGVGCVAALKVAGASFGQWEISIIWGLGVAMAIYLTAGVSGAHLNPAVTIALWLFACFDGRKVVPFIISQFAGAFCAAALVYGLYYNLFLDYETTHHMVRGSVESLDLAGIFSTYPNPHINFVQAFAVEMVITAILMGVILALTDDGNGVPRGPLAPLLIGLLIAVIGASMGPLTGFAMNPARDIGPKAFAWLAGWGDVAFTGGKDIPYFLVPLCAPVVGAALGAFSYRKLIGRHLPCDTCVEEEQQSPSSSTTQHKASL; from the coding sequence ATGAGCCAAACATCAACCTTAAAAGGCCAGTGCATCGCAGAGTTCCTCGGTACCGGGTTGTTGATCTTTTTCGGCGTTGGGTGCGTGGCTGCGCTCAAGGTCGCGGGAGCCAGCTTCGGGCAATGGGAAATCAGCATCATCTGGGGTCTGGGCGTCGCCATGGCGATCTACCTGACCGCTGGGGTCTCCGGTGCGCACCTTAACCCTGCGGTAACTATCGCACTGTGGCTGTTCGCCTGCTTCGATGGCCGCAAAGTGGTCCCTTTTATCATTTCGCAGTTCGCTGGCGCCTTTTGCGCTGCGGCATTAGTTTACGGGCTTTACTACAATCTTTTCCTCGATTATGAAACTACCCACCATATGGTCCGCGGCAGCGTAGAAAGCCTCGATCTGGCCGGCATCTTCTCCACCTATCCGAACCCGCATATCAATTTTGTGCAGGCCTTCGCGGTAGAGATGGTGATTACCGCTATCCTGATGGGCGTCATCCTGGCGCTGACCGACGATGGCAACGGCGTGCCGCGCGGTCCGCTTGCTCCGCTGCTGATCGGCCTGCTGATTGCGGTGATTGGCGCCTCCATGGGACCGCTGACCGGCTTCGCCATGAACCCGGCGCGTGATATCGGCCCGAAAGCTTTCGCCTGGCTGGCCGGCTGGGGCGACGTCGCCTTCACCGGCGGCAAAGATATTCCTTATTTTCTGGTGCCGCTGTGCGCACCGGTGGTCGGCGCGGCGCTGGGCGCATTCAGCTATCGTAAGCTGATTGGCCGTCACCTGCCTTGCGACACCTGCGTGGAGGAAGAGCAACAGAGCCCCTCCTCTTCCACCACTCAACATAAAGCTTCGCTGTAA
- the zapB gene encoding septal ring assembly protein ZapB, with translation MTMSLEVFEKLESKVQQAIDTITLLQMEIEELKEKNNTLVQEVQSAQHGREELERENSQLKEQQQGWQDRLQALLGRMEEV, from the coding sequence ATGACGATGTCATTAGAAGTGTTTGAGAAATTAGAATCTAAAGTTCAGCAGGCGATTGATACCATCACTCTGTTGCAGATGGAAATCGAAGAGCTGAAAGAAAAGAACAACACCCTGGTTCAGGAAGTTCAGAGCGCGCAGCATGGTCGTGAAGAGCTGGAGCGCGAAAACAGCCAGCTGAAAGAGCAACAGCAGGGCTGGCAGGATCGCCTGCAGGCGCTGCTGGGCCGTATGGAAGAAGTCTAA
- a CDS encoding sulfate ABC transporter substrate-binding protein, translating to MNKWGVGLTLLLASASVLAKDIQLLNVSYDPTRELYEQYNKAFSAHWKQETGDNVVIRQSHGGSGKQATSVINGIEADVVTLALAYDVDAIAERGRIDKNWLKRLPDNSAPYTSTIVFLVRKGNPKQIHDWNDLIKPGVSVITPNPKSSGGARWNYLAAWGYALHQNHGDQAKAQEFVKALYKNVEVLDSGARGSTNTFVERGIGDVLIAWENEALLATNELGKDKFEIVTPSESILAEPTVSVVDKVVDKKGTRQVAEAYLKYLYSPEGQEIAAKNFYRPRDPNVAKKYANEFPKLKLFTIDQEFGGWTKAQKEHFSNGGTFDQISQR from the coding sequence ATGAATAAGTGGGGCGTAGGGTTAACTCTGTTGCTGGCATCCGCCAGCGTTCTGGCAAAAGACATTCAGCTTTTAAACGTTTCTTATGATCCAACGCGCGAGCTGTACGAACAGTACAACAAAGCGTTTAGCGCGCACTGGAAGCAGGAGACCGGCGACAACGTGGTGATCCGCCAGTCGCACGGTGGTTCTGGCAAACAGGCGACCTCAGTGATTAACGGTATTGAAGCGGATGTGGTCACACTGGCGCTGGCCTACGACGTAGACGCCATTGCTGAACGCGGCCGTATCGATAAAAACTGGCTGAAACGCCTGCCGGATAACTCCGCACCGTATACCTCAACCATCGTGTTCCTCGTCCGCAAGGGCAACCCGAAACAGATCCATGACTGGAACGACCTGATCAAACCGGGCGTGTCGGTCATTACCCCGAACCCGAAAAGCTCCGGCGGCGCCCGCTGGAACTATCTGGCAGCCTGGGGCTATGCTCTGCATCAGAATCACGGCGACCAGGCCAAAGCCCAGGAATTCGTCAAGGCGCTGTATAAAAACGTGGAAGTGCTGGACTCCGGCGCGCGTGGTTCGACCAATACCTTCGTAGAACGCGGCATCGGCGATGTGCTGATTGCCTGGGAAAACGAAGCGCTGCTGGCGACCAACGAACTGGGCAAAGACAAGTTTGAAATCGTGACCCCGAGTGAGTCGATTCTGGCTGAGCCGACCGTCTCTGTGGTCGACAAAGTGGTGGATAAAAAAGGCACGCGCCAGGTGGCGGAAGCGTACCTGAAGTATCTCTACTCGCCGGAAGGCCAGGAGATTGCGGCGAAGAACTTCTACCGCCCGCGCGATCCGAATGTGGCGAAGAAATATGCTAACGAGTTCCCGAAACTGAAGCTGTTTACTATCGATCAGGAGTTCGGCGGCTGGACGAAAGCGCAGAAAGAGCACTTCTCCAACGGCGGCACCTTCGACCAGATTAGCCAGCGTTAA
- the glpK gene encoding glycerol kinase GlpK — translation MTDKKYIVALDQGTTSSRAVVMDHDANIVSVSQREFEQIYPKPGWVEHDPMEIWASQSSTLVEALAKADINSDQIAAIGITNQRETVVVWERETGKPIYNAIVWQCRRTAEICEQLKRDGMEEYIRKATGLVVDPYFSGTKVKWILDHVEGSRERAKRGELLFGTVDTWLIWKMTQGRVHVTDYTNASRTMLFNIHELDWDDKMLDALDIPRAMLPEVRKSSEVYGQTNIGGKGGTRIPIAGIAGDQQAALFGQLCVKEGMAKNTYGTGCFMLMNTGEKAVTSTHGLLTTIACGPRGEVNYALEGAVFMAGASIQWLRDEMKLISDAFDSEYFATKVKDTNGVYVVPAFTGLGAPYWDPYARGAIFGLTRGVNSNHIIRATLESIAYQTRDVLEAMQADSGIRLHALRVDGGAVANNFLMQFQSDILGTRVERPEVREVTALGAAYLAGLAVGFWQNLDELQEKAVIEREFRPGIETTERNYRYSGWKKAVKRALAWEEHDEA, via the coding sequence ATGACCGACAAAAAATATATCGTTGCGCTTGACCAGGGCACTACCAGCTCCCGGGCCGTTGTGATGGATCATGATGCCAATATCGTCAGCGTCTCCCAGCGAGAATTTGAACAAATTTATCCTAAGCCAGGCTGGGTCGAACATGACCCGATGGAAATCTGGGCTTCCCAAAGCTCGACGCTGGTCGAAGCGCTGGCCAAAGCGGATATCAACTCCGATCAGATCGCGGCCATCGGCATCACCAACCAGCGTGAGACCGTGGTGGTGTGGGAGCGTGAGACCGGTAAACCCATCTACAACGCCATCGTCTGGCAGTGCCGCCGTACCGCGGAGATCTGCGAGCAGCTCAAGCGTGACGGGATGGAAGAGTATATCCGCAAGGCCACAGGCCTGGTGGTGGACCCCTACTTCTCCGGCACCAAGGTAAAATGGATCCTCGACCATGTCGAAGGTTCCCGTGAACGTGCGAAACGCGGCGAGCTGCTGTTCGGTACCGTTGACACCTGGCTTATCTGGAAGATGACCCAGGGCCGCGTGCACGTTACCGACTACACCAACGCCTCACGTACCATGCTGTTCAACATCCACGAGCTGGACTGGGACGACAAAATGCTCGACGCGCTGGACATTCCGCGCGCCATGCTGCCGGAAGTGCGTAAGTCATCCGAAGTGTACGGCCAGACCAACATCGGTGGTAAAGGCGGGACCCGTATCCCTATCGCCGGGATCGCCGGTGACCAGCAGGCGGCCCTGTTCGGCCAGCTGTGCGTCAAAGAAGGGATGGCGAAAAACACCTATGGCACCGGCTGCTTTATGCTGATGAACACCGGTGAAAAAGCGGTCACCTCCACCCACGGTCTGCTGACCACCATCGCCTGCGGCCCGCGCGGCGAGGTGAACTACGCGCTGGAAGGGGCGGTGTTTATGGCCGGCGCGTCCATTCAGTGGCTGCGTGACGAGATGAAGCTCATCAGCGATGCCTTCGATTCCGAGTACTTCGCCACCAAAGTGAAGGATACCAACGGCGTATACGTGGTACCCGCGTTCACTGGTCTTGGCGCACCATACTGGGACCCGTATGCCCGCGGCGCGATTTTCGGCCTCACCCGCGGCGTGAACTCCAACCACATTATCCGTGCGACGCTGGAGTCCATCGCCTATCAGACCCGCGATGTGCTGGAGGCGATGCAGGCAGACTCTGGCATTCGTCTGCACGCCCTGCGCGTGGACGGCGGCGCGGTGGCTAACAACTTCCTGATGCAGTTCCAGTCCGATATCCTCGGCACCCGTGTCGAGCGTCCGGAAGTACGCGAAGTGACGGCGCTGGGCGCAGCCTATCTGGCGGGTCTGGCGGTCGGTTTCTGGCAGAATCTGGACGAGCTGCAGGAGAAAGCGGTGATTGAGCGCGAATTCCGCCCGGGGATTGAAACCACTGAGCGTAACTATCGTTACAGCGGCTGGAAGAAAGCGGTGAAACGCGCGTTAGCGTGGGAAGAGCACGACGAAGCGTAA
- a CDS encoding nucleobase:cation symporter-2 family protein has translation MSVNTAESENAQPVAHKSASELIYRLEDRPPLPQTLFAAFQHLLAMFVAVITPALLICQALGLPAQDTQHIISMSLFASGVASIIQIKAWGPVGSGLLSIQGTSFNFVAPLIMGGTALKTGGADVPTMMAALFGTLMLASCTEMVLSRVLHLARRIITPLVSGVVVMIIGLSLIQVGLTSIGGGYAAMADHTFGAPKNLLLAGIVLALIIILNRQRNPYLRIASLVIAMAAGYLAAWFLDMLPANTAPTNSSLITVPTPLYYGLGIDWSLLLPLMLVFMITSLETIGDITATSDVSEQPVSGPLYMKRLKGGVLANGLNSFVSAVFNTFPNSCFGQNNGVIQLTGVASRYVGFVVALMLIVLGLFPAVSGFVQHIPEPVLGGATLVMFGTIAASGVRIVSREPLNRRAILIIALSLAVGLGVSQQPLILQFAPDWLKNLLSSGIAAGGITAIVLNLIFPPEKA, from the coding sequence ATGTCCGTTAACACCGCAGAGTCAGAAAATGCGCAACCGGTTGCGCATAAATCAGCTAGCGAATTAATCTACCGCCTCGAAGATCGCCCACCGCTACCGCAAACCCTGTTCGCCGCCTTCCAGCACCTGCTGGCGATGTTTGTCGCGGTGATCACTCCAGCGCTGTTAATCTGCCAGGCTCTCGGTCTCCCGGCGCAAGATACCCAACATATCATCAGCATGTCGCTGTTCGCTTCCGGTGTCGCCTCTATTATTCAGATCAAAGCCTGGGGCCCGGTCGGCTCCGGATTGCTCTCCATCCAGGGCACCAGCTTTAACTTTGTCGCCCCGCTGATCATGGGCGGTACCGCATTGAAAACCGGCGGCGCCGACGTCCCCACCATGATGGCCGCCCTGTTCGGCACCCTGATGCTGGCCAGCTGCACGGAAATGGTGCTCTCCCGCGTCCTGCACCTGGCGCGCCGCATCATTACCCCGCTGGTCTCCGGCGTGGTGGTGATGATTATCGGCCTGTCGCTGATTCAGGTCGGACTGACTTCCATCGGCGGCGGCTACGCGGCGATGGCCGACCACACCTTCGGCGCGCCGAAGAACCTGCTGTTGGCGGGCATCGTGCTGGCGCTGATCATTATTCTCAACCGCCAGCGTAATCCCTATTTGCGCATTGCTTCGCTGGTGATTGCCATGGCGGCGGGCTATCTGGCGGCATGGTTCCTCGATATGCTGCCAGCCAATACCGCCCCGACCAACAGCAGCCTCATCACCGTGCCAACGCCGCTCTACTATGGTCTCGGCATCGACTGGAGCCTGCTGCTGCCGCTGATGCTGGTGTTTATGATCACCTCTCTGGAAACCATCGGCGATATCACCGCCACCTCGGACGTCTCCGAACAGCCGGTTTCCGGTCCGCTGTATATGAAGCGCCTGAAAGGCGGCGTGCTGGCTAACGGCCTGAACTCCTTTGTTTCCGCGGTCTTCAACACTTTCCCGAACTCCTGCTTCGGCCAGAACAACGGCGTGATCCAGCTGACCGGCGTTGCCAGCCGCTACGTCGGTTTCGTGGTCGCCCTGATGCTGATCGTCCTCGGTCTGTTCCCGGCGGTGAGCGGCTTCGTGCAGCACATCCCTGAGCCGGTGCTCGGCGGCGCCACGCTGGTGATGTTCGGCACCATTGCCGCGTCCGGCGTGCGCATCGTCTCCCGTGAGCCGCTGAACCGTCGGGCGATCCTGATTATCGCCCTGTCGCTGGCAGTGGGCCTCGGCGTGTCGCAGCAGCCGTTAATCCTGCAGTTCGCCCCAGACTGGCTGAAAAACCTGCTCTCTTCGGGAATTGCCGCCGGTGGTATCACAGCGATTGTTCTGAATTTAATTTTCCCGCCAGAAAAAGCCTGA
- a CDS encoding CDP-diacylglycerol diphosphatase produces the protein MKMRRVRYFLLALLVAILAALAGGYYWLHSGNPDALRKIVLQQCVPHQQQQQNPSPCAEVNLKGGYVLFKDRNGPLQYLLMPTYRINGTESPLLLDPLTPNFFWQAWQGREIMSQRHGAPVPDNAISLAINSRSGRTQNHFHIHISCLRPDVRAQLDKDAGAVSSRWLPLPGGLQGHEYLARRVTEAELAQRSPFLMLAEEVPEAREHMGRFALAMAQQSDGSLVLLATERNLLTLNRASAEEIQDHRCAILNASH, from the coding sequence ATGAAAATGAGAAGAGTAAGATACTTTTTGCTGGCGCTGCTGGTGGCGATCCTCGCGGCGCTGGCGGGCGGCTACTACTGGCTGCACTCCGGCAACCCGGACGCATTACGCAAGATTGTCCTGCAGCAGTGCGTACCCCATCAGCAACAGCAGCAAAATCCGTCGCCGTGCGCGGAAGTTAACCTCAAGGGCGGCTATGTGCTGTTTAAAGACCGTAACGGCCCGCTGCAGTATTTGCTAATGCCGACCTACCGCATTAACGGCACCGAAAGCCCGCTGCTGCTGGACCCGTTGACGCCGAACTTCTTCTGGCAGGCCTGGCAGGGACGTGAAATCATGAGTCAGCGTCACGGCGCGCCGGTTCCTGATAACGCGATATCACTGGCGATTAACTCGCGCAGCGGACGCACGCAAAACCATTTCCATATTCATATCTCCTGCCTGCGCCCCGATGTGCGCGCGCAGTTAGATAAGGATGCGGGCGCGGTCAGCAGCCGCTGGCTGCCGCTGCCGGGCGGGCTTCAGGGCCATGAATACCTGGCGCGCCGGGTGACGGAGGCCGAACTGGCCCAGCGCAGCCCGTTCCTGATGCTGGCGGAAGAGGTGCCGGAGGCGCGCGAACATATGGGACGCTTCGCGCTGGCGATGGCGCAGCAGAGCGACGGCTCGCTGGTGCTGCTGGCGACGGAGCGTAACCTGCTGACCCTGAACCGGGCTTCAGCGGAAGAAATTCAGGATCATCGCTGCGCCATTCTTAACGCAAGCCACTAG
- a CDS encoding SLC13 family permease, whose protein sequence is MSLWLTHPLFLPSLIVGVTIVLWATSLLPEFITALLFFAAAMMAKIAPPEVIFGGFASSAFWLVFSGFVLGIAIRKTGLADRAAQALSARLTDSWPRMVGSVVLLSYALAFVMPSNMGRIALLMPIVAAMARRAGIVDGSRGWFGLALAVGFGTFQLSATILPANVPNLVMSGAAEGSYGIHLNYVPYLLLHTPVLGWLKGAVLVALICWLFPGKPHPPRDLAPLPPMSRDEKRLAWLLAVVLTLWVTESWHGVGPAWTGLAAAVVTLLPRVGFINGEEFASGVNMRTCIYVAGILGLAIAVTQTGIGGAVGNALLQVMPLDKDNPFTSFLALTGITSALNFIMTANGVPALYTTFAQSFADATGFPLLSVIMIQVLGYSTPLLPYQASPIVVAMGLGKVPARAGMQLCLALAAVSYLILLPLDYAWYQLLGKL, encoded by the coding sequence ATGTCGCTCTGGCTTACCCACCCGCTGTTCCTTCCTTCATTGATTGTCGGCGTCACCATTGTGCTCTGGGCGACGTCGCTGCTGCCGGAATTTATCACCGCGCTGCTGTTCTTCGCAGCGGCGATGATGGCGAAAATCGCTCCACCGGAGGTGATCTTCGGCGGCTTTGCCTCTTCGGCGTTCTGGCTGGTGTTCAGCGGCTTTGTGCTCGGCATCGCGATCCGTAAAACCGGGCTGGCAGACCGGGCGGCGCAGGCGCTGTCTGCGCGGCTCACTGACTCCTGGCCGCGGATGGTCGGCAGCGTGGTGTTGCTGAGCTACGCGCTGGCGTTTGTCATGCCTTCCAACATGGGACGTATCGCGCTGCTGATGCCGATCGTGGCGGCGATGGCCCGCCGCGCGGGCATTGTCGATGGCAGCCGCGGCTGGTTCGGCCTGGCGCTGGCGGTGGGGTTCGGCACCTTTCAGCTTTCGGCGACGATTTTGCCCGCTAACGTGCCAAATCTGGTGATGAGCGGCGCGGCGGAAGGCTCGTACGGTATCCATCTGAATTATGTTCCCTATTTGCTGCTGCATACGCCGGTGCTTGGCTGGCTGAAAGGGGCGGTGCTGGTGGCGCTGATTTGCTGGCTGTTTCCCGGCAAGCCGCATCCACCTCGTGACCTGGCGCCGCTGCCGCCGATGAGCCGCGACGAGAAACGTCTGGCGTGGCTGCTGGCGGTAGTCCTTACGCTATGGGTGACCGAGAGCTGGCACGGCGTCGGCCCGGCGTGGACCGGCCTGGCGGCGGCAGTGGTCACGCTGCTGCCGCGGGTGGGCTTTATCAACGGTGAGGAGTTTGCCAGCGGGGTGAATATGCGCACCTGCATTTATGTTGCCGGGATTCTGGGACTGGCGATCGCCGTTACCCAAACCGGAATTGGCGGTGCGGTGGGCAATGCGCTGCTGCAGGTGATGCCGCTGGATAAAGACAATCCGTTCACCAGCTTCCTCGCCCTGACCGGGATAACCAGCGCGCTGAACTTTATTATGACCGCCAACGGCGTGCCGGCGCTGTATACCACTTTTGCGCAGAGCTTTGCCGACGCGACCGGCTTTCCGCTGCTCAGCGTGATCATGATTCAGGTGCTGGGGTATTCCACGCCGCTGCTGCCCTATCAGGCGTCGCCGATCGTGGTGGCGATGGGGTTAGGCAAGGTCCCGGCGAGGGCGGGGATGCAACTGTGTCTGGCGCTGGCGGCGGTGAGTTATCTGATTTTACTGCCGCTGGACTACGCGTGGTATCAGCTGTTGGGGAAACTGTAA
- the gltS gene encoding sodium/glutamate symporter has protein sequence MFHLDTLSTLVAATLVLLLGRKLVQTVPFLKKYTIPEPVAGGLLVALALLVLKKSMDIEIDFDMSLKDPLMLAFFATIGLNANLASLRAGGKVLGTFLIVVVGLLLLQNALGIGMATLLGLDPLMGLLAGSITLSGGHGTGAAWSKLFVERYGFANATEVAMACATFGLVLGGLIGGPVARYLVKHSSSPDGTPDDQVAPTAFEKPDVGRVITSLVLIESIALIAICLTVGKVVAQLLAGSVFELPTFVCVLFIGVILSNSLALAGLYRVFDRAVSVLGNVSLSLFLAMALMSLKLWELASLALPMIIILAVQALAMALYAVFVTYRMMGKNYDAAVLAAGHCGFGLGATPTAIANMQAITDRFGPSHMAFLVVPMVGAFFIDIVNALVIKLYLLLPIFG, from the coding sequence ATGTTTCACCTCGATACCTTATCGACGCTCGTTGCCGCAACGCTTGTGCTATTGCTCGGCAGAAAACTCGTGCAAACCGTTCCCTTCCTCAAGAAATACACCATTCCTGAACCTGTTGCCGGCGGTTTGCTGGTAGCGCTGGCGCTGCTGGTGCTGAAGAAAAGCATGGATATCGAAATTGATTTCGATATGAGTCTGAAAGACCCGCTGATGCTGGCGTTCTTCGCCACCATCGGTCTTAACGCCAACCTCGCCAGCCTGCGGGCCGGCGGCAAGGTGCTGGGCACTTTCCTGATCGTGGTGGTTGGCCTGCTGCTGCTGCAGAATGCCCTCGGTATCGGCATGGCGACGCTGCTGGGGCTGGATCCGCTGATGGGCCTGCTGGCCGGGTCGATTACCTTATCCGGCGGCCACGGCACCGGGGCGGCGTGGAGCAAGCTGTTCGTTGAACGCTACGGTTTTGCCAACGCCACCGAAGTGGCGATGGCCTGCGCGACTTTCGGCCTGGTGCTGGGCGGCCTGATCGGCGGTCCGGTGGCTCGCTACCTGGTGAAGCACTCTTCCTCTCCGGACGGCACACCGGACGATCAGGTGGCGCCAACCGCCTTTGAAAAACCGGACGTGGGGCGGGTGATCACCTCGCTGGTGCTGATCGAAAGTATCGCCCTGATCGCTATCTGTCTGACGGTGGGCAAGGTGGTTGCGCAACTGCTGGCGGGCAGCGTCTTCGAGCTGCCGACCTTCGTCTGCGTGCTGTTTATCGGTGTGATCCTTAGCAACAGCCTGGCGCTGGCGGGGTTGTACCGGGTGTTCGATCGCGCGGTATCGGTGCTGGGCAACGTCAGCCTGTCGCTGTTCCTCGCCATGGCGCTGATGAGCCTCAAGCTGTGGGAGCTGGCCTCGCTGGCGCTGCCGATGATTATTATCCTGGCGGTGCAGGCGCTGGCGATGGCGCTGTATGCGGTGTTCGTTACCTACCGGATGATGGGCAAGAATTACGATGCCGCGGTGCTGGCGGCGGGCCACTGCGGGTTTGGTCTGGGCGCAACGCCGACGGCGATTGCTAATATGCAGGCGATTACCGACCGCTTTGGCCCGTCACATATGGCCTTCCTGGTGGTGCCGATGGTGGGAGCGTTCTTTATCGACATCGTCAACGCACTGGTGATTAAGCTATACCTGCTGCTGCCAATATTTGGCTGA
- a CDS encoding AsmA family protein → MKFLGKLILWLLVALLLVIVGAWFLLQTHWGARQASAWLSNGTGWQVSFDAMEHDFSSPLHVQLQNVTFGREGKPATLVAKTVDIGFSTRQFSDPLHADEIVLNDGTLNLSPHSADLPFAADRLMLRNMAFNSPETGWALSAQRVTGGVSPWTPEAGNVLGKTAQIQMSAGSMTLNGVEASNVLIQGRIDQGEVTLSTLGADVARGTLTGNAKRSADGSWLVDNLQLNEIRLQSPASLAEFFAPLTTVPSLQIGRLDITDARLQGPDWAVTDLDLSLRNLTLSHGGWQSQDGTLSMNASEFIYGSLHFFDPILNAEFSPQGIALRQFSSRWEGGMVRTSGNWLRAGNALVLDDTAFAGLEYTLPANWKQLWMAPMPAWLQSLTLKKFSASRNLIIDVDPAFPWQITALDGYGGELQLVKNGNWGVWNGSATLNAAAATFNRIDVRRPSLKLSATASTVNITELSAFTERGILQATAAVSQLPQRQVNLSFTGRGVPLNILQAWGWPLLPISGDGNLQLTASGSVQADAPLKPTVNGQLSAVNMEKQQVAQIMRNGEVSPAPAAPQ, encoded by the coding sequence ATGAAATTTCTTGGAAAGCTGATTCTCTGGCTGCTAGTCGCTCTGCTGCTCGTCATTGTTGGCGCGTGGTTCCTGCTGCAAACCCACTGGGGCGCCCGCCAGGCCAGCGCCTGGCTCAGCAATGGCACCGGCTGGCAGGTCTCCTTCGATGCGATGGAACACGATTTCTCCTCCCCTCTTCATGTGCAGTTGCAAAACGTCACCTTTGGCCGGGAAGGCAAGCCGGCCACCCTGGTGGCAAAAACGGTCGATATTGGCTTCAGCACCCGCCAGTTTAGCGATCCGCTGCATGCGGATGAGATAGTCCTTAACGACGGCACTCTGAATCTGTCACCCCACTCTGCAGACCTGCCGTTCGCTGCCGACCGGCTGATGTTGCGCAACATGGCTTTCAACAGCCCGGAAACCGGCTGGGCGCTCAGCGCGCAGCGCGTCACCGGCGGCGTCAGTCCATGGACGCCGGAAGCGGGCAATGTGCTGGGGAAAACGGCGCAGATCCAGATGAGCGCGGGCTCGATGACGCTCAATGGCGTCGAAGCCAGCAACGTTCTGATTCAGGGCAGGATTGATCAGGGTGAAGTGACCCTCTCCACCCTCGGCGCCGATGTCGCCCGCGGCACCTTAACCGGCAATGCGAAACGCAGCGCCGACGGCAGCTGGCTGGTGGATAACCTCCAGCTCAATGAGATTCGACTGCAGAGCCCCGCCTCGCTGGCCGAGTTTTTCGCGCCGTTAACCACGGTCCCCTCTCTGCAGATTGGCCGCCTGGATATCACCGACGCCCGCCTGCAGGGGCCGGACTGGGCGGTAACCGACCTCGACCTGAGCCTGCGCAACCTGACGCTCAGCCACGGCGGCTGGCAGAGCCAGGACGGCACGCTGTCGATGAACGCCAGCGAATTTATCTACGGCTCGCTGCACTTCTTCGACCCGATTCTGAATGCTGAATTCTCTCCCCAGGGCATTGCGCTGCGCCAGTTCTCCTCGCGCTGGGAGGGCGGCATGGTGCGCACCTCCGGCAACTGGCTGCGCGCTGGTAACGCGCTGGTGCTCGACGACACCGCCTTCGCCGGACTGGAGTACACGCTGCCGGCGAACTGGAAACAGCTGTGGATGGCGCCGATGCCAGCCTGGCTGCAAAGCCTGACGCTGAAAAAATTCAGCGCCAGCCGTAACCTGATCATCGATGTGGATCCTGCCTTCCCGTGGCAAATTACCGCCCTCGATGGCTATGGCGGCGAGCTACAGCTGGTGAAAAACGGCAACTGGGGAGTATGGAACGGCAGCGCGACGCTGAACGCCGCGGCGGCGACTTTTAACCGGATCGACGTGCGCCGCCCGTCACTCAAGCTGAGCGCGACAGCGTCGACGGTCAATATCACTGAGCTTAGCGCCTTCACCGAGCGCGGCATTCTGCAGGCCACTGCCGCGGTATCCCAGCTGCCGCAGCGCCAGGTCAATCTGAGCTTTACCGGCCGCGGCGTGCCGCTGAATATTCTGCAGGCCTGGGGCTGGCCGTTGCTACCGATAAGCGGGGATGGCAATCTCCAGCTGACCGCCAGCGGCAGCGTGCAGGCCGATGCCCCGCTCAAGCCGACGGTCAACGGGCAGCTCAGCGCCGTGAATATGGAGAAACAGCAGGTGGCGCAAATCATGCGCAACGGCGAGGTCAGCCCCGCCCCCGCCGCGCCGCAGTAA